A window from Onychostoma macrolepis isolate SWU-2019 chromosome 07, ASM1243209v1, whole genome shotgun sequence encodes these proteins:
- the LOC131543477 gene encoding histone H3: protein MARTKQTARKSTGGKAPRKQLATKAARKSAPATGGVKKPHRYRPGTVALREIRRYQKSTELLIRKLPFQRLVREIAQDFKTDLRFQSSAVMALQEASEAYLVGLFEDTNLCAIHAKRVTIMPKDIQLARRIRGERA, encoded by the coding sequence ATGGCAAGAACCAAGCAGACGGCTCGTAAATCCACCGGCGGCAAAGCCCCGAGGAAGCAGCTCGCTACTAAAGCCGCCCGGAAGAGCGCCCCAGCCACCGGCGGCGTCAAGAAGCCCCACCGTTACAGGCCCGGGACCGTGGCTCTCCGAGAGATCCGCCGTTATCAGAAGTCCACCGAGCTGCTGATCCGCAAACTGCCTTTCCAGCGCTTGGTGCGAGAAATCGCGCAGGATTTCAAGACGGACCTGCGCTTCCAGAGCTCCGCCGTCATGGCCCTGCAGGAGGCCAGCGAGGCTTATTTGGTCGGTCTGTTTGAGGACACCAACCTGTGCGCCATCCACGCCAAGAGAGTCACCATCATGCCCAAAGACATCCAGCTGGCGCGCCGCATCCGCGGAGAGCGCGCTTAA
- the LOC131543497 gene encoding histone H2B 1/2-like, whose amino-acid sequence MPEPAKSAPKKGSKKAVTKTAGKGGKKRRKTRKESYAIYIYKVMKQVHPDTGISSKAMGIMNSFVNDIFERIAGEASRLAHYNKRSTITSREIQTAVRLLLPGELAKHAVSEGTKAVTKYTSSK is encoded by the coding sequence ATGCCTGAACCAGCGAAGTCCGCGCCTAAGAAGGGCTCCAAGAAGGCCGTCACAAAGACCGCGGGGAAGGGAGGAAAGAAGCGCAGAAAGACCAGGAAGGAGAGCTACGCTATCTACATCTACAAGGTGATGAAGCAGGTTCATCCCGACACCGGGATCTCTTCCAAGGCGATGGGGATCATGAACTCTTTCGTCAACGACATCTTCGAGCGCATCGCCGGTGAAGCGTCTCGTCTCGCTCACTACAACAAGCGCTCCACCATCACTTCCAGAGAGATCCAGACCGCCGTGCGTCTGCTGCTGCCCGGGGAGCTGGCCAAACACGCCGTGTCTGAGGGCACCAAGGCCGTCACCAAGTACACCAGCTCCAAGTAG